From one Solea solea chromosome 15, fSolSol10.1, whole genome shotgun sequence genomic stretch:
- the cnrip1b gene encoding CB1 cannabinoid receptor-interacting protein 1b, translating to MADVPQIVKIGISLKMLPNNTAVYYKSDGARFGQTRTIKLLTGSKYKIQVVVKPGAVEATSMSVGGVTFPLEQESKDPQSVVYTGQYDTDGVTHTKSGERQPVQINMQFTEMGTFETVWQVKYYNYNKRDHCQWGNSFNSIEYECKPSDTRTLMWVNKETFV from the exons ATGGCCGACGTCCCACAGATCGTCAAAATTGGGATTTCATTGAAGATGCTTCCCAACAACACCGCGGTCTATTACAAGTCCGATGGCGCGCGCTTCGGTCAGACCCGGACGATCAAGCTGCTCACCGGGTCCAAATACAAGATCCAGGTGGTTGTGAAACCAGGAGCGGTGGAAGCCAC GTCCATGAGTGTAGGTGGGGTGACCTTTCCCCTGGAGCAGGAGTCTAAAGACCCACAGTCAGTGGTTTATACTGGTCAGTATGACACTGACGGGGTGACACACACCAAGAGTGGAGAGAGGCAGCCCGTTCAAATCAACATGCAG TTCACAGAGATGGGGACGTTTGAGACGGTGTGGCAGGTGAAATACTACAACTATAACAAGAGGGACCACTGCCAGTGGGGGAACAGCTTCAACAGCATCGAGTATGAATGCAAACCCAGCGACACACGCACGCTCATGTGGGTCAACAAGGAGACGTTTGTCTGA